The Zeugodacus cucurbitae isolate PBARC_wt_2022May chromosome 4, idZeuCucr1.2, whole genome shotgun sequence genome includes the window TACCATTTTCTTCATCAATTAGTGTATGACACACTTATTTTGTTGATGATTCAACAGGGGTACATTAATTTGtactactaaatttaatttctggtGATGactgaaaattttttcattttgctatcagcattttttcgttttcatttttatgagatGAACGCTTACTCTGATGTTTCGCaaaataaatttctgttttatatggaatgtttgttgcgttttttttttcacagtttACTCACGTCATGgtaatgtaataaaaagtatTCTGTCCCCGGTCTTAAGCTACcaccaaaccaaatttaagtcaAAACGGTTCAGCCGTCCTTCAGTTATGAATGGAGTAACgaacacgactttcttttatataatatatattgtatattataaagatttttgttatatggaaagtacagTGGTTGTTAAGCAGAACTACTATACAATCTTCAccatacatttttgttatcGCTTTCATAAATTTCTATTCGCGTTTCAAGAACAAAAGTTTAAtaatgaaaacttttttatttttcttctatttttatttaatcatttttttttaacagaaattaTTTTCGATATCACAATCAATACTGGCTTTAATAAGTCACTCTTATGTGGATATTTGCTGCGAAGTCAGAAACTCGACTTGTTGTTGATGGAACATTAGTTTCTGGTATACGTCCTGATAGTGCTGCtgagcctgttgttgttgcagtataaacaattgttgctgcaatagttgtgtttGTTGGAGATGATACTGATACCAAGCATGTTGCTCATGTAGCGCCTGTACTAACTGGATCTGGTGAGCTTCTTGTACCTCGTGGGGCGTGGGGAAGTAAACCGCATTTGGAGCCTGAGGATGTGGTACACCATTTATCAATGCTCCGATCGCACTTCCATTTCCCACACTGGCAGTACGAACTGCTGGTAATTCAGAACTCAACGCCCAATAGTTTCCACGTCCAGGGTCGTCCAAAGCACGTGGCACCTTAAGGAAGCATGAGTTCGTCCTTAGTGTCTGTCTGATCTGGTTCTGCCAGCCTTGCTCATCCTTTCGGTAAAAGGGAAAGTTATCACTGATccaattttgtattgcattcaacgtCAGTTTGCCTTCAGGACTGCTTCGTATCGCCATTGTCACCAACGCACTATAAGTCAAGTTCGGGCGACTTCCATTATTATCTTCATTCGACGACATGGAAATGTTGGGCGATAGAGACCCATCGGATGGTGGAGGTGTCAGCGCTGGGTTGGTGCCATCTGGTCCTGCCAACAAATTTCTGATGGAGAAGTTGGATTCCAGATTTTGGGCCATTGTGGATGATTGTTGAGAGTGTGAAGTTTATACGAAGTAAAGTAGAATTTCAAGTGCTATTCTGTACGGATGTCtaaaaatgactgatgactttcgctctgaacgatttcgtatttatatgctaaGAGGCACATCTCTGCTCCAAAGAGTTTGATGATGTCAAAATAACGTCGAATGCCTTGTCAAAAAATCGAGGTCAGGAAAAAGGATTATAGCATTCGAAagtgatatagaagttaaaaagtcAGTTGTTCTTAAATCAATTATGGCGAGaactatacaatttaaaaacaatagaaCATAGAAGCTCTGAGATAAGTCACAAATTACTCCGGAAAAAGGTCATCTCAGGTAGAAAAGTGACGCGTAGCAATATCAGTTGTTCTGCAGATGTGGCAGGTAACAGAGTGACACTTGACACGCTAAGAATGTTATAGAGGATCAAACTAGCTTTTAACACTTTTAAATTATCCACAAAAAATGTCAttggcaagacgaaatataggttagaatttatatttcaatgactttacattttgagatgatataagattattcaccaagagaattattgattcataatttcatattcttacactaaatttttactatatttgattttttaaaaagcgTTCAAAATTGTATCTTAATCTTAATTATATCAAGTGTTCAGTTAGCTTTTCATGAAAAGCTGGTGAGATTCCAGCGCCATCGTCAATTTAATAAGGCCAACATTTAGCATAAGCCGGCAGTTTTATTTCTTCCCCACTCTTTTGGTGATTTCaaatatcttattaaataggaaaaagtgcatgtttgatgttttcaaaattctgtttgaaatttcaataaaaaacacatGACTGTTGAGCTATCCAAACACTTGTGGATTTATTTCGCTTTTCAAAGTTCGTAAGGTTCTGAGTTTGAATTTGAtacggtatatatatatttctgatgtATGTTAAAGTTGTACCTTGTATcctttattaattttggaaatctAGATTTGGTTGGATTAGTCTGGTAGATCACACATATAACACTTTTTGTCCTTCGAAATATCAGATGAAGTGCGGTCACATAGTCTATAAGGAATAGTAATCCTTCTAGAATGTCAGCGCTTAATGTGACTTTTAAAGGTTATATGGTCGCACTAACTATACCTCCAGTCTATCACATTTTAGAAAATGAGAGAAACTTTCATTCCACGTTTGGGTTTGTACCAACAAAGAGGGATCCATAATACGTTTAATACCGTCATCACAGACCCATTCCACAAATTTCTTGGAGTTGCTAGCTGTCTTGAGAAGCacaaaacattaacaaaaaaaaaaaaaaaaaaaagataataattcTATTGGCGGGTGATttgcgccagactcttccagttattcctggatcaactgtttctGACAAACTAATCGCATGCCAAAAATCATATATCATATtatgtggcgacacataaagaattgccaattaacaactaacatacgagtgtttttgcaacaatatcaaactgcAATTGTAGAAgcggttggaaatggtaggaaatggcagttgacacctcgacggattaataataatgtttacatacgagtgtttttgcaacaatataaaGCTGCAACTGTAGAAGCAGCTAGAAATGGTAGGaaatggcagttgacacctcggcggattaataaaatttccaacagatttctgtcacttcatggactATAAAGAGGagcttttcctgacatgaaaccccaatataataaccataactggctgattgaatgacctattttgtggtaaaaaaacaaagttgtGGATGATCTCAATACGACAATTTAGGATTTcattccaggagagttgacacagctacaaaccagtatGTCCCACAGACTACTTAATATTGCCTGAATTATCCCCacacacttgcaattaaaagtagtgtgagttgttatcatctgcgaaacataaatcaacctcgactttgcaatagaataagactggctgtgaagagggtaatcaatatcgtcatcggagccaagattgagccaactatgaaatatgCTCATTTGTTCAATATTCTGCTaaactatattaattatttcgagCTATGAATACgtatagtataaaataaatatttcgttccCGCATTCCACGGAAGTTTTTACAAGTTATAGATTATGACTGCGCTTTAACGAAGATTGCCAAAGATTAAGAAAAGCCTTGGCAACTTTAGCTTCAACAATACCTACACGTAGCCCACCAATACATTAAAGCCATGATGCTTCATAAGCCTCATTCCTTTCAATATGACTACACTGCACCAAaagaaatcgatattttttcaattttaatttttcatattttattatcttttcacactagatattataagaatacaacTAATATCACATACTTTTAATAACCAGTTAAAATTAGGAAAGAACTTGCTGTCCAGTAAAAGACGCCATCTACTGTTGGTGGAAGACAAGTCTTTGGTATATTTCTGCATATTGGTGctgaagttgttgctgctgcagttgtACCCATTGTTGCTGTAATATATGCGCCTGTTGTTGGTGGTACGAAAACCATGCATGCTGTTCCTGCATCGCCTGCATCAGCATTGCTCGCTGAGTTTCCCCTATTTCTTGTGGTGTGGGGAAATATACCGCGTTTGGGGCTGTGGGGTGTGCTACACCGTTGACTAAGGCACCAAGTGAAGCTCCGTTACCTACACTAACAGAAGCAACTGCTGCTAAATCTGGACTCATGCCCCAATAGTTTCCACGTCCAGGATCATCCAAAGCACGTGGTATCTTAAGGAAACATGAGTTTGTGCTCAGCGTCTGCCTTATTTGGTTCTGCCAACCTTTCTCATCCTTTCGGTAAAAGGGAAAATTATCACTAATCCAActttgtattgcattcaacgtCAGTTTGCCTTCAGGACTGCTTCGTATCGCCATTGTCACCAACGCACTGTACGTCAAGTTCGGTCGACTTCCATGATTCTCTTCATTCGACGACATGGAGGTATTGGGCGATAAAGACCcatcggatggtggtggtgtcagCGCTGGGTTGGTGCCATCTGGGCATGCCAACAAATTTCGGATGGAGAAGCTCGATTGCAGATGATGGGCCATTGTAAATAACTGTTtaaaatgtgaagtttatacgaaGTAAAGTAGAATTTCTAGTGATATTCTGTGCGGATGTCtaaaaatgactgatgactttCGCTTTGAACGATTTCGTAATTATATGCTAAGAGTCACGTCTCTGCTCCAAAGAGTTTGATGATGTCAAACTAACGTCGAATGCCTTGTCAAAAAATCAAGGTCAGAAAAAGGATTATAGCTGTCATAAACGATATAAAATAAGTCAAAAAGTCTATTGTCCTTAAGTCAAGTATGGCGAGAACAATGGAATTTTAAACAATAGAAAATAGAAGCTCTGAGATAAGTCACAAATTACACCGGAAAAAGGTCATCACAGGTAGGAAAATGACGCGTAGCAATATCAGCTGTTCTGCAGATGTGGCAGGTAACAGAGTGACACTTGACACGCTAAGAATGTTATAGAGGATCAAACTAGCTTTTAACACTTTTaaattatcaacaaaaaatttcattggcaagacgaaatataggttagaatttatatttcaatgactttatattttgagatgatataagattattaatgaagaaaattattgattcataatttcactttcttacacTAATTTCTTACTGTATTTGAAATACTTGTTCATtgcattactttaaaatatactcAAAAGCCAGCAATTACAGCGGCAAAAAGTCAACACCGAATAACAATGTGATCAAGGTCACTACGCGATTGTCTTTTGACTAGCGCTACAGAGGCAAAGAATCTATTGTTTTCTAAGCCTCTAACTTTTTCATTGGTCAAGCGATGCAAGCAGGTATGAAACTGACACCAGTATTACATAATGAAAGTTAAGCTTACCGAAGCAGCTCAAGAGCTCAGGCAGTTGATAGATGCTTACCACTTCTGCATGTTCCATATAATCCTTTTCGGGGAAAgcattttaaactttaaaaactgatcttattttttcgttaattgTTAATCTTTTAACAAAAGAACCTAAAGGACAGTGGACATTTCTTAGGAATGTTAGTTCTATCTTCTGTCCTTGGTTGGTTTAAATTTTACATCGCTGTATTGCTGAAATAATTACTCGTGTACCAGATTATAACCCTTGGTTTAAccttgattttataatttggtTTTGATATTAACTtgactttaaaacaaaaaactcaataaCTCTCAGCCAAAATAAGACGAATATTGAGTCACAGTGACTCCCTGTTTCGATGATATAAATACCAAAGACTTGAAAGGATTCGTCAGCAGACAGCATTTACATCTCATACAACACACTGAAAAACAAGTTCACTTTTTCAGCACAAACATCTTCAACATCTATCCCTCGAAACAAGTCCATAGTTCATCTTCTTCAGAAAAATGTCACCAATATTCGAGTCGAACTTTTCCATACGCAGCATACTCTCGAACGATGAAGACAACAAGCCAATCGACATAAGACCGAATTACACctactccgcgttggtgacgatGGCCATACGAAGCAGCCCGGAGCAGAAACTAACATTGAGTAGCATCCAACAGTGGATCGTGGACAATTTTCCGTACTATCGAAAAGATCAACGCGGCTGGCAGTGCCAGATTCGTCATACGCTCACTACAAATTCCTGTttcatgaagataccacgtccacCAAGCGATCCGGGACGCGGAAATTACTGGACCGTGAACCCAGAAGTTGAGTCTATCAAGAAGAGTGCGTCACCTGGACAAGCGCAAGTCGTCACAAACGCATTTGAATCGAAATACAACGTTAATCAAGCAATGGCACAGGGAGTACCACATCCACAAATGCCAACGGCTAGATATTTTCCAACTCCACAAGAAATTTAGCGGACGCAACAAATGATGATGGAACATGCGCTGCTAGAACAGCACGCATGGTTCTTGCATCACCAGCAACAAACGaagctgttgcaacaacaattggtcactctacaacaacagcaatatcagcAACAGTGTGAAGAGATCTATAGGAAGATAACTTTCCATCAACAACAGTGCGCTTTTTTGTCTGCCACACATTACCCCATGTCTGAACCGAATTCGTGAGATGTACTAGTAGTTAAGCAAAATATTGTAGATCAATTCAATCTGTAAGTGATTCATACgtcactatttatattataaaattttgcattaataaataaattagtatttGATGAAATGGAAGTGGTGCTCGTTTCAATGAAGATGATCGTGCCTAAAAGGggttcctaattttttttttgattggaCCTGATAATTaagatttatacattttattccgTGAGAGTTATTCATGAGCTTTCGttgagaattaattaattttaatgccgGCAAGTAGACCTCGAGATATCATTTCTCCAAAATTCTCACAAGTATCGTTTAAGAattcaatcaatttaaaaatcgaaatattcctcTTAAGTAACCCTTCATGGTTAAGGGTTACTGAATTTAGGTAGGTTaaccaaatgtttatttaaagtatATGAGGTGTATGGGgccagaggaagtattgacctgattttgcaaaattttctgcACGGAGGCGATCCGTTAAAAGACATATCTCCCTTGAAGTTCTTCAGGATATCTCAGAGAGTTACCGATATTTGCGGTAAAAAATTGGTCactagcactgaggtcctcatgttcgatatgagtggtcttgaaaagtttgcaagttttgttccgatttcttcactggtgcttaatttataaatttactagCTGGCCCAGCGGAGAACTTTCTTCCGCCTTAGAGGCAATAAATGTGgagatttttggttttattgagttaatttgtttattaaaataatatacaaatacagtttttatttattctccattcgttatttatttttgagcatAGGTTGCACTTTCCAGtcaatcacgttgtgatagacgacatttttcgttttattatcaACTTTCAAGGTTTGGCGTTTTCATTTGTTAAGGGGTTATttaaggttaggattttcaaaatatatatatatatatatatctgagtacacgcacacaaaatttcatccgatgaatattttcgaagacaCGTTAGTGAAGTCGCGCCGACGA containing:
- the LOC128921752 gene encoding forkhead box protein I2-like; translation: MSPIFESNFSIRSILSNDEDNKPIDIRPNYTYSALVTMAIRSSPEQKLTLSSIQQWIVDNFPYYRKDQRGWQCQIRHTLTTNSCFMKIPRPPSDPGRGNYWTVNPEVESIKKSASPGQAQVVTNAFESKYNVNQAMAQGVPHPQMPTARYFPTPQEI
- the LOC128921750 gene encoding forkhead box protein I3-like is translated as MAQNLESNFSIRNLLAGPDGTNPALTPPPSDGSLSPNISMSSNEDNNGSRPNLTYSALVTMAIRSSPEGKLTLNAIQNWISDNFPFYRKDEQGWQNQIRQTLRTNSCFLKVPRALDDPGRGNYWALSSELPAVRTASVGNGSAIGALINGVPHPQAPNAVYFPTPHEAQQHYQDVYQKLMFHQQQVEFLTSQQIST
- the LOC128921751 gene encoding fork head domain transcription factor slp1-like, with protein sequence MAHHLQSSFSIRNLLACPDGTNPALTPPPSDGSLSPNTSMSSNEENHGSRPNLTYSALVTMAIRSSPEGKLTLNAIQSWISDNFPFYRKDEKGWQNQIRQTLSTNSCFLKIPRALDDPGRGNYWGMSPDLAAVASVSVGNGASLGALVNGVAHPTAPNAVYFPTPQEIGETQRAMLMQAMQEQHAWFSYHQQQAHILQQQWVQLQQQQLQHQYAEIYQRLVFHQQ